The genome window TGTGCCAGTATCGCCTTCGGGAACATGGGTCTGAACTATGTCCAGTTGTCATTTGCACAAATGATCTACACTACCACTCCGCTCTTTACTCTGGCCATCTCCTCTCTGATCCTGGGCAAGCAGCATCACTTCCTCAAATACACAGCCATGATGCCCATCTGCCTGGGAGCCTCCTTTAGCATCATGGGAGAGGTCCAGTTCGATCAGACCGGCTGCTTCTTTGTGTTTGCAGCGACCATGTTGAGGGGAGTCAAGTCCATTCAGCAGAGTAAGTAAGACTTCTGCTGTATCACTTCAGTGCTTTCTGTCCTGCTTGTCACCCCGCACTGTGGAACTtaacatttatgttttgttgtgtttttgtagttgCTATAGAAAGCAACCTTTGTAACTTAAAtactctttttttatatataccaCAGACATCTGAGGTTATTTTACTGTTTCCACCCCGGACACCACAGCAGTCTGCGGTCCTGGAACTTTTTAGTGATTCAGTGATTCACCCCTCAGTccagtaacacactcacacattaaGGTGGGATGTCACAGTGGTACATTTTCTGGTTTCTCAGGGAACAAGATACAAACATCAGTACGTGTCTATAAGTAACAGTGGGCAGGGTTTCTACACATCCTGAGGACGAGCTGATCAGTCTACAAACAGTCAGTTTTTGAAGGTCGGAAAAGCTCAGAAAGGCTGGAAGTGACAGATACGTTTCACCATCTGGTCAGCTGATAGATTCGTGGAGGCTTTTAAAAAGTTTCTCTTAATTTGCCACCCATTTTTTCTGAATAGACTATCTATACAAACTGCATTCAAAAAATTCCAAAACAAATAGAGAGGCCCAGAAAACACTGACTGCACTCAAAGGATGTGTTCTTAGAAACACACAGATGCTGTTCCTAGAAAATGTTAACATGGTGAAATAAAGAGACTTTGAGTTCAAAACACCCATTTTAAGATTTGAATCTCAAAGTCACGTGAGTAGGGCCTTTACTGCCTCATCCAGTGTGCTTATTTATCTAATGTTCTGTGCTCTCAAGGAAGGAATTTGTGGAAGGAATTGCTTTAAAGTTGGTTCTTGTGTGCAGTGGATTAGGCTCTCTAACATCATTAGTCTACACAGCGCCGTAGTtgtcagaggaaaaaaaaaaagggaaagtaATGTCTTTCTAAAAATATATAGAGGCCCTGCATGTAATTGTTACGTAACACTAAAGCAGATATTCAGTTTGGCTCAGAAGGATGTTCAGCTACATACTTTGTACCTGGAGGAGCAGAGGCAGGCTTGTGACCAGAGGGGTCACTAGTTCAAAAAAATCCAGTATAGCTGAATAGTGAAAACCCATACTGCAAgactgtaaatgtgtttagaaAGTTGACATTTTTCTCAACAAGAAGGACGAATTTAAGTCCTGCTTTTGCTTTTGGAGCAGAATTTATAAACTATGTTGAGTAGATTGAAGCTGCTgcgtgttattttatgttttcatgacTAAAACTTTTGAGTTCATCCTGAGGTGCCAAAGTAGCCGAGGGATGTTGTCTCAAGTTTCAACAAGCTATTTTCATCCTCTCTGGCTTGTTGTTGTAACAGTTTCCATTATACGTTCTTTTTTCTGACACACTTTGGTAGTGCACCTGTTTGTTGTTTCAAGGCCCAGAGTGAGAGCATTTTTGCAGGTTTGGCACATTATGTCGGTAAACGCAAGTGTTTACAGTGAGTGAACAGTGTTGGAGCTGCCTTTGCTCTTAATAAAACAAGGTTTCATGGAGTGTTTGACTCCTACATGTCCAGACATCCAGTTTCCAAATGGGTGTTTTGCATAATTTCCTGCTATCAGACAGCTTCAAAGCTTGTCCACTTTTGAATGAGCTGATCAGTGAACAGAATAGAGTCTGGCCTTGTTATTTTGACACAGGAACCTTCTGTTATGTCACCTGAACAGTCCACTAAAATACTGCATGTTTCTTAAAATATTTAAGAGTGAGAAAACAGGCCTTGTAGTTGCTGAATCAGATTGAAGGCAGCAggaaaaaaatagttttgatgTCTCTCTGGTCTTTACGCGCCATACATTTCTGTGTTTACTTCAGGCAAAGAAAATCAAGTCTGCAAGCTATTTTTATTCTCTCTGTcacttgttgttgtttcagtACCCCATATAAATTTCTGTGACACACTTCAGTAGTGCAGGCCTTGACACATGACACTGTATGTCGATTAAAAACTACATCATGTCTCTAACCACCGCACATGTTTCTCTATGTACTCAGGCATCTTACTCCAGGAGGAGAAAATCAACTCTGTGTTCCTGCTCTACCTGATGTCCATTCCTAGCTTCTGCATCTTGGCCGTGGCAGCTCTGGCCTTGGAAAACTGGGCTGTGCTGGAGTCGCCGCTGCATTACGACTGCCACCTGTGGGTCTTTATCTTGCTCAGCTGCCTGGGCTCAGTCATGTACAACTTGGCCAGCTGCTGCGTCATCACACTCACCTCTGCCGTCACTCTGCACATCCTCGGCAACCTGAGTGTGGTGGGAAACCTGCTGTTGTCTCAGCTGCTTTTCGGCAGCGAGCTATCCGCCCTCAGCTGTGCCGGCGCGGTGCTGACATTGTCTGGCATGCTCATCTATCAGAACTCAGAGTTTATCGTCAGCTACATGGACGCACGGAAGGCCAAAGCTAAAAAGTCCAGAGAGGTGGATTTTCACACTGTAAGTGGAGAGGACTTGGACACAGGTAGTGCATCTGAACCAACATATCATCAGCAGAGAACAGACGGGAAACAGGAAGACAAAATGGACTGAACTGACAAGATGAAGGAGAGAATAAAATGTTGAAGGATAAAGTGGGAGTTCTGTGTCTTTAAGAGGGAGTGTGACCTTTTAAGGCCATCGTCACTGATGATGTTTTCTTCCCCACTGTGCCAATTTATTTCTCCTCTGGTCACACAGAAATGGAGTCTGAAGACAGGAAAAGGTGGCCTTTATTTATCACAGTGATGGTTAAATTCTCTCCTTCATCTGTAAATCACTCATAATAGCCTATAGCGGtatatgcatgcatgtgcacactAAACTGTTTGATACCTCATGAGGTATTCACACTGTCACTCATACTACTCCACTGTGAAAATGTGCTCTTTTACAGAGGGCTCTAATCGATATTTTGGGTGGCTGTTGTGGATATAGCAGGCCACATGTGAAACTGAGGTGAGGCGGGGCTGAGAGAACACTCCCCCTCATATCTGAACTGGCACaatttgtaataaaaatgtatattaatagTACTGTTACCTGACATTCACCCGGCCCTGTCATGGTAGGGGACTGGGGTTTTTGgcagctttttttgttgttcgtATGTGAAGCAGGGAGCTTGGTATAAGGACACTAAAACTTTTTTTAGAGGCAGAAGTTATAGTGATGGACAAAGCCAACATTTCTGTGCAATGAGATGCCTCTTTTCCTCTACTGAAGCACATTTTAATAAGAGGCCTGAACGCTGTGTTTTGTCCTCTCCTGTAAACCTCTGGCTTCCCACTTAAGGCCTAGATTTTATTCTCATACCATTTTTAAAAGATTGTCTCTGTAGAATTAGTTCAGTTATTTCCATCTTTTACAACAGCACGCTCGCTGCAGCAGTCCTCGATAATTAGGTTCATGAGGTCTCTAAGGAGTGTCACTCAACTTTATCAGTCTTTTCCCTGCGGAAGAGATGAGGAAAATGAAGATTGAGCTGTCCTTTAAGGTCGCTTCTTAAATCTAACCTGTGTCATTTGTTAGGTTGAATTTTTCCCTTTTTGTgggtgacattttaaaaaagagaagttccatttttttgtatgtatgtggaaaaagatatttatttttgaatgGCCATAGCAATCACTTGCTTTGTAACGCTGTAGATTTTGGTCCTGAAGTATCTTGCCTACATGTAATATTAGACGGCACTAATGTCTCCTGTCTTCTCTCTTTAGGGAAAAGTCAGGTATATTAGGCAGAAGACTGCATGCCGTTGAAAGCATCTTAAAAGATCTGGGATGCCTGATAGGTACATTCCCTCCTACATGTAGGGCATGTcaaaagtttattttgaaagtgttctTAGTCCACTGTGTGAAAATCAAAGACCGTATAAAAGTAGTGGACGTAGCCACTGTGACTTCACCCATTtgtttgtggactactgttttgaagcctcgagtttgatATTTTGGCGGTTGCCATCttgattgtttgttgttttttttgggtgggggtgggggtgggggtggcgCCAAAAGTTACCATATTTTGATGAGAGGGTGGAACTGGGGAGGAGCTAGGTGTGGAGCTGAAGTTATCAGCTAACAAtagtgctagctagcttgttTAGccaggtgcatctgtaattcacatctTCAAAACTGTCATGTTAATGGGACACTAATTTTAGCTAGCAACAGGTCAATGTGGTAGTGAtatgtcaatcacaaggtatcCATTCTCTAAAGCATACCTTACTTTTTCATCCATTTcactctaaatgggaccatattttaaaaaatgaacattgtgctgtattgaagaagacttgaaactagtgattgagaccatgaATTCATTAGGAaggtgtttactgaggtaataaatcaagtgagatcATTTTCTCAGTCACTTCTTTACAATACTCCTTTTTGTTGCatccagtggagtcgccccctgctggccattaggaagaatgcaggtttaaggcactttatactggcttcacttttcagacccagaggctacatccacttcttttgtACAGTCTATGGTGGTAATACTGGTTCTGTCAGTGACTAGACATGCTAACGTCCTGTTTTGAGCtctcacaaaacaacaaataacagaAGAAGTTTTCCGAACAGCCGCCATGTTTTCTGTATACAGTATTTTGCCGTAATGATAACTGCTGACAGGATTGTATGTTGAAAGGTTTTACTAAATGTATCACTGATAACATTTCAAGGTGCCATTGATAAAATTACACTGTCCTGAGCATCATATCATGTGATCCTTGATGCTTTTCAAAATATCCCAAGAAAGAAATGAACcagtttgctttgttttaaaatttcaaaacactAACTGGTGTTGTCAGCAATTCTCAATTACAAGTTTAAAGAGAATGTACAGCAGATCATTTCATTGGTTTTACCTTATTGATTACCTCAGCTGTTAAATAGGACTTGTTATGCCCTTGTGGTCATTGATTACTAACTTTTTGGACTGAGATCAAGGAGCTTTTCAATACCCAGAATAGAACTGCAGCATGTGTATGATGGATTTTATTGTGGTCAATAAAGaagacatctgatcacagatgTCAACATATGCTAAAATAGAACCGCCTCAGCcgtcattgttttggttttgtaacCTCAGTTTGGAAGGTTTGGCTGCTCATGTTGGGTAGATGATGAGCGTGGGGCAACAGACAATGTGTACATATTGGTTTGGATTGTTTGCAAAGCTACTTTGGTTGTAAatagttattttattatatttatgtattttctagtcatgttaatgttttaaactGTACTGGTTAAAGAATGAAACGTTTGCCTCATGCCTTATTTGGACATTATGTAGATAAGAAAGGATtgatgatttttatttgttgttttggtcaaattgtttgtttaatactTTGAATGAATGCCAACAGCAGCCACGCTTGCTTCTGTTTAGGGGCAAAGATGTGGGTGATTCATAAAAACATGATCTGCAATTgcttgaataaaaataaatgggctggtacaataataaacaataaagaaacCAACCCCCTTATTACGGAGTCTGAGTTGTTGTCTGCATCAAATAATTCTGTCACTGTTAAACCTGCATATTTTAGTTAAAGTCAACATTTACTGTAGATGTCCTGTACCAAAGCCAATCATTTCAGCCGTGCTTGTTATAGTCCTGCGACAGATACCGGagttatttcatttttgtgtcagagcatttgattgcTGTCCAggtgtaaaaataatttttaaataaattgcctaccccagcttttaGTGAAGAtagttttttttcagtctttagTTTTTTGACAGTAATTTTCTGTTTACATATGAAACCATTCAATAACATACATTGAGATGGTGAAAAAGTTACAGGTAAAGCTGCCTTTAGGGCTGcatctaatgattatttttattatccaTTAATCTGTCGATTTGACATAAAGCATTTACTATATCAAACCGTAGAAATTGCAGTTGGATGTTTCCAGACCTCAACGCAACGTCTTCAAATTACTGTTTTATCTGACCATTAGTacgaaacaaaaaaaatattaaattatgtaaatagCAAAACATGAGCAAATTCTTACACTGGAAAGCTGGAAAATCTTTAGCATTTTTACTTCATAAAATTTcttaaataatgataaaaaaaatgttgctgaTTGATTTTCTGCCCATCGACTTATTGATTAATCCACCAATCATTTCAGCAGTACATGCCTTTTCAGAAACATGACTTGTTACAGTGttaaaagcacaggtgtaattaatcgaggctgaattccatttagctgcttcagtttcaggatcctggtgttgtgcatgctggctcactgtcacactgtcatggcttattGGGACACTTGGATCATAACGGAGCCATCATTACTGTTATCGGTATcccctttgtgtttttttacaacACCAAGTCAAAAAGTCTGCAGTGAAACAGGCCTGTTGAGCCATCAGCATGTTGTCATACAGTGACATACATTGAGGTCATTATGAAGCAGTTGTAAGTGTTCGACACTTGGTGGAGCAATTTCTCTGCATTCTACTTTATTAGATCATTCTCTAAATCTGCCTTAACATTTAAACACTAAGTAATCACTGCTGAAGCTGAAGAGTGTATTTTGCTAATGTTGTTTTCTTCCAgatttgtgtatctgtgtgtgtgcgtgcgtgtgtgtgtgtcc of Micropterus dolomieu isolate WLL.071019.BEF.003 ecotype Adirondacks linkage group LG13, ASM2129224v1, whole genome shotgun sequence contains these proteins:
- the slc35e4 gene encoding solute carrier family 35 member E4 isoform X2 yields the protein MISADGLSKCEATLQNRGRRRPPAEMLHLLSAVIVWLVTGTTISSLNKWIFAVYNFRYPLLLSALHMLTAIVVDYGLIKLRVVRHRGVGEQDLTPNAKCKVFLLSLTFCASIAFGNMGLNYVQLSFAQMIYTTTPLFTLAISSLILGKQHHFLKYTAMMPICLGASFSIMGEVQFDQTGCFFVFAATMLRGVKSIQQSILLQEEKINSVFLLYLMSIPSFCILAVAALALENWAVLESPLHYDCHLWVFILLSCLGSVMYNLASCCVITLTSAVTLHILGNLSVVGNLLLSQLLFGSELSALSCAGAVLTLSGMLIYQNSEFIVSYMDARKAKAKKSREVDFHTVSGEDLDTGSASEPTYHQQRTDGKQEDKMD
- the slc35e4 gene encoding solute carrier family 35 member E4 isoform X1, translating into MCFPFRENNDTNMISADGLSKCEATLQNRGRRRPPAEMLHLLSAVIVWLVTGTTISSLNKWIFAVYNFRYPLLLSALHMLTAIVVDYGLIKLRVVRHRGVGEQDLTPNAKCKVFLLSLTFCASIAFGNMGLNYVQLSFAQMIYTTTPLFTLAISSLILGKQHHFLKYTAMMPICLGASFSIMGEVQFDQTGCFFVFAATMLRGVKSIQQSILLQEEKINSVFLLYLMSIPSFCILAVAALALENWAVLESPLHYDCHLWVFILLSCLGSVMYNLASCCVITLTSAVTLHILGNLSVVGNLLLSQLLFGSELSALSCAGAVLTLSGMLIYQNSEFIVSYMDARKAKAKKSREVDFHTVSGEDLDTGSASEPTYHQQRTDGKQEDKMD